A single window of Zea mays cultivar B73 chromosome 10, Zm-B73-REFERENCE-NAM-5.0, whole genome shotgun sequence DNA harbors:
- the LOC100278862 gene encoding Tetraspanin-19 (The RefSeq protein has 1 substitution compared to this genomic sequence), giving the protein MAGRMVRSCVQTALKAANSVVGLAGIAVILYALWMLRAWYREVADLQQHLPVPWCIYTFLGLGIFLCLLTCSGHIAAETANGHCLSCYMTIVFVLIMLEGAITMDVFLNSNWEEDFPADPSGKFEDFKHFVRSNFEICEWVGLSVVAAQVLSIILGMVLRTLGPDRETDYDSDDDVTVPARLPLLINQSQHGSYYAEPNTSGRSDSWKLRILDKVNN; this is encoded by the exons ATGGCGGGGCGGATGGTGCGGAGCTGCGTGCAGACGGCGCTCAAGGCGGCCAACTCCGTCGTGGGGCTCGCCGGCATGGCCGTCATCCTCTACGCGCTCTGGATGCTCCGCGCTTGGTACAGGGAGGTCGCCGACCTCCAACAACACCTCCCGGTCCCCTG GTGCATCTACACATTTCTTGGACTGGGGATCTTTCTGTGCCTACTGACTTGCTCTGGGCATATTGCTGCCGAAACTGCAAACGGTCACTGCCTCTCTTGT TACATGACCATCGTATTTGTGCTTATTATGCTGGAAGGCGCAATCACTATGGATGTATTTTTGAATAGCAACTGGGAAGAG GATTTCCCCGCTGACCCATCAGGCAAGTTTGAGGATTTCAAGCACTTCGTGAGATCAAATTTCGAGATATGTGAATGGGTAGGCCTCTCAGTGGTGGCTGCTCAG GTGTTATCGATCATTCTTGGGATGGTACTCAGGACCCTTGGGCCTGACCGTGAGACCGactatgacagtgatgatgaCGTGACCGTGCCTGCAAGGCTGCCTCTTTTGATAAATCAGTCCCAGCATGGTTCATACTATGCTGAACCTAACACGTCTGGAAGGAGTGATTCATGGAAACTGCGGATTTTAGACAAG GTCAACAACTAA